A single region of the Microbulbifer sp. MKSA007 genome encodes:
- a CDS encoding glycoside hydrolase family 31 protein, which yields MILKLPLLRLVCLAATLCLSAQSLAAEQRNYRDHTMSEDSLTVQTSEGEVTLTPVGPSALSVHYRREGLKQLPSFALASDSAGRPEATLKQKGDKLVYRTGSLTAVIHKSPFRIEYLRGSEQILSEESGFFATETMRGFRFALSPEEKLLGGGERVMGMDRRGQRLPLYNRAHYGYTTESNQMYFSLPAVLSSNKYILLFDNSATGTLDLGANEEDILQFEAVAGRTAYIVVAGDTYPQLLENYVSTTGKQPLPPRWALGNFASRFGYHSEAEVRATVDKFAEEDFPLDALVLDLYWFGPDIKGHMGNLAWDKEAFPEPEKMMADLKKCGINTILVTEPFVLSTSERWQEAVANNALAKNLTGEPKRFDFYFGNTGLIDVFSEDGGDWFWNIYDGLLEQGVAGWWGDLGEPEVHPSDTVHAIGMADEIHNAFGHAWAQLLHERQTAKYPERRPFIMMRAGFAGSQRYGMIPWTGDVAREWGGLQPQVELALSMGLLGFGYTHSDLGGFAGGEKFDRELYIRWLQYGVFQPVYRPHAQDHIASEPVFHDRRTRDILREYVKLRYRLLPYNYTLAFENSQTGMPLMRPLFFENESDLSLLDYKDAYLWGQDFLVAPVVEEDVDEVAVKLPGGTWFDYWTDEQYSGDQALVEVNLKTIPVLVRAGAIIPTIDDVHSSRDYSSKNLTLDYYAHSSAAKSERYVYEDDGATAQAFEKGKYEKLHFSAENKQQGLTFAFNREGDGYTGMPESRKVNLKIHNWQQVPAQLDVTGESLPIFDSEKDFAQAPRGAWYNKRKQQLLVKFDWHKEPLDLMLKNQ from the coding sequence ATGATCCTAAAACTCCCACTCCTGCGCCTGGTGTGTCTCGCAGCTACACTCTGCCTGAGCGCTCAATCCCTGGCCGCTGAACAGCGCAACTACCGCGATCACACCATGAGCGAAGACTCACTAACTGTACAGACGAGTGAGGGCGAGGTCACCCTCACCCCGGTTGGTCCGTCAGCGCTATCGGTGCACTATCGCCGCGAAGGCCTGAAGCAGTTGCCCTCATTTGCGTTGGCCAGCGATTCTGCCGGCCGACCCGAGGCTACGCTGAAGCAAAAAGGGGACAAGCTCGTTTACCGCACTGGCTCGCTTACTGCAGTCATCCACAAGTCTCCCTTCCGAATCGAGTACTTGCGCGGTAGCGAACAAATCCTGAGTGAAGAGAGTGGTTTCTTTGCCACCGAGACGATGCGCGGATTCCGTTTCGCACTGTCGCCAGAGGAAAAACTGCTGGGCGGCGGAGAGCGGGTTATGGGGATGGACCGTCGCGGTCAACGCCTCCCTCTGTATAACCGTGCCCATTACGGATACACCACCGAATCCAACCAGATGTATTTTTCCCTGCCAGCAGTACTGTCCAGCAACAAATACATTCTGCTGTTCGACAACTCTGCCACCGGCACCCTGGATCTGGGCGCAAACGAAGAAGATATCCTGCAATTTGAAGCCGTAGCCGGGCGCACCGCTTACATCGTGGTAGCCGGTGATACTTATCCACAGTTGCTGGAGAATTATGTATCCACAACTGGCAAACAGCCCCTGCCACCCCGTTGGGCCTTGGGTAACTTCGCCTCCCGCTTTGGCTATCACAGCGAAGCTGAAGTCCGCGCAACCGTGGATAAGTTTGCCGAAGAAGATTTCCCCCTGGACGCCCTGGTGTTGGACCTCTACTGGTTTGGCCCAGATATAAAGGGTCATATGGGCAATCTTGCCTGGGACAAGGAAGCCTTTCCCGAACCAGAAAAGATGATGGCTGACCTTAAAAAATGCGGCATCAATACCATCCTGGTGACCGAGCCTTTTGTCCTCTCCACCTCCGAACGCTGGCAGGAAGCCGTGGCGAATAATGCCCTGGCCAAAAACCTGACCGGAGAACCCAAGCGTTTTGATTTCTACTTCGGCAATACCGGCCTGATCGATGTCTTCTCTGAAGATGGCGGCGACTGGTTCTGGAATATTTACGACGGATTATTGGAACAGGGCGTAGCCGGCTGGTGGGGCGACCTGGGTGAGCCGGAAGTTCACCCCTCCGATACCGTTCACGCAATCGGTATGGCCGATGAAATCCACAACGCCTTCGGCCACGCCTGGGCGCAATTACTGCACGAACGCCAAACGGCAAAATACCCAGAGCGCCGCCCCTTTATTATGATGCGCGCCGGTTTTGCCGGCTCCCAGCGCTACGGCATGATCCCCTGGACCGGCGACGTCGCTCGGGAATGGGGTGGCTTACAGCCCCAGGTGGAATTGGCTCTGAGCATGGGCTTGCTGGGTTTTGGCTACACCCATTCAGACCTGGGTGGCTTTGCCGGCGGTGAGAAATTTGACCGCGAACTCTATATCCGCTGGTTACAGTACGGCGTATTCCAACCGGTTTACCGCCCGCACGCCCAGGATCATATTGCTTCCGAACCGGTTTTCCACGACCGCCGCACCCGCGATATCCTGCGCGAATATGTAAAACTGCGCTATCGCCTGCTGCCCTACAACTACACCCTCGCCTTCGAAAACAGCCAGACCGGCATGCCACTGATGCGCCCGCTGTTTTTCGAAAACGAAAGTGACCTATCTCTCCTGGACTACAAGGATGCCTACCTGTGGGGTCAAGATTTCCTCGTTGCCCCAGTCGTGGAAGAAGATGTGGATGAGGTCGCGGTAAAGCTGCCCGGCGGCACCTGGTTCGATTACTGGACTGATGAACAATATTCTGGCGATCAGGCCCTGGTAGAAGTGAACCTGAAAACGATTCCTGTACTGGTGCGGGCCGGCGCCATTATTCCCACCATTGACGATGTCCACAGCAGTCGTGATTACTCCAGTAAAAACCTGACCCTGGACTACTACGCGCACTCATCAGCAGCAAAGTCCGAGCGCTATGTTTATGAAGATGATGGCGCTACCGCACAGGCTTTTGAAAAAGGCAAATACGAGAAGCTGCATTTCTCAGCTGAAAACAAACAGCAGGGTTTAACCTTCGCCTTTAATCGAGAAGGAGACGGTTATACCGGTATGCCGGAATCCCGCAAGGTCAATTTAAAGATCCACAACTGGCAACAAGTGCCTGCGCAGCTTGATGTTACCGGCGAATCCCTGCCTATTTTCGACAGTGAAAAAGACTTTGCTCAGGCACCCCGTGGGGCCTGGTACAACAAGCGCAAGCAGCAACTGCTGGTTAAATTTGACTGGCACAAAGAACCGCTGGATTTAATGCTCAAAAATCAATAA
- a CDS encoding ADP-ribosylglycohydrolase family protein: MGEGWVAEEALVISVYCALKAPSFKEALLMAVNHDGDLDSTGSISGILIGAN; encoded by the coding sequence GTGGGGGAAGGTTGGGTGGCTGAAGAGGCTCTTGTTATTTCAGTTTACTGTGCCCTTAAAGCTCCAAGCTTCAAAGAAGCGTTGCTGATGGCTGTTAATCACGATGGCGATTTAGATTCTACAGGCTCTATTAGCGGAATCCTGATTGGTGCCAATTAG
- a CDS encoding alpha-amylase family glycosyl hydrolase, producing MKKQFPLKGLLGGASIVLGAISSTHASAGTAFVHLFEWSWNDIASECEEFLGPKGFDAVQISPPHEHISHSTWWARYQPVSYTNLTSRSGTEAELQSMISRCNAAGVKVYADVVINHTAAWNGGGTGWGGTEWTLLNHPGEFSSWDYHSDCTIDNYSDANNVWNCRLSGLPDLDTGSSYVQQTLADYLNKLQGMGVDGFRVDAVKHMSPSDMYSIMSKAGNPWIFSEVIGAAGEASEIQPSNYTFLGRVTEFKYGTDVASNFNGQIKNLASIGESWGLLSSSDAVHFIDNHDRERGHGGGGNLTYHDGYKYNLANVFMLAHPYGYPKVMSGYDFTDTDIGPPNTGPESCENNEWVCQHRWGNIANMVGFRNYTDGTSMENWWDNGDNQIAFGRGDKGYVVINNEGNSLSQTLYTGLPAGDYCNVLAGDDECSGDVISVGSNGYATFNVAAYSAAAIHGGQLSGPCGDECSGTGFPSLYFRGTANNWEATAFELVADNTWQLVVNFDGQADQRFKLDIYGDWAENYGDDGADGTLDQTGEDIYTSVTGNYLIEVNDETLAYSITEVSSQQAPTASVTPVSSTIEVNQSVTLDASSSTDSDGSVISYSWSSGGSSSSKTLSFASAGTYTETVTVTDNDGLTDSATATITVTDPNAGYAQNFTALNFRGTPNSWGTQAMTLVADNTWRATVVFDGSSNQRFKFDVSSDWAENYGDNNADGSLEQGGDDIYTDVSGTYIVEVNDETLSYSLTCADCGSYASNFSSLYFRGTPNSWGADAMELVADNTWEIQVNFDGQSQQRFKFDVNADWSENYGDSDSDGDLEQGGSDIYTSVSGSYKVQVNDQTMIYSVIAL from the coding sequence ATGAAAAAACAATTTCCGTTAAAAGGGCTTCTGGGAGGCGCGAGTATCGTACTCGGAGCCATTTCCAGTACCCATGCCAGCGCAGGTACAGCCTTTGTACACCTGTTTGAATGGAGCTGGAATGATATCGCCAGTGAATGTGAGGAGTTCCTGGGGCCGAAAGGTTTTGATGCGGTGCAGATCTCCCCGCCCCATGAACATATCAGCCACTCCACCTGGTGGGCGCGCTACCAGCCGGTTTCCTACACTAACCTGACCAGCCGCAGCGGTACTGAGGCTGAGTTACAGAGCATGATCAGCCGCTGTAATGCGGCGGGTGTAAAAGTCTACGCAGATGTAGTCATCAACCATACGGCGGCCTGGAATGGTGGAGGCACGGGTTGGGGTGGCACCGAGTGGACACTGTTGAATCACCCCGGTGAGTTTTCCTCTTGGGATTATCACTCCGATTGCACTATTGATAACTATAGCGATGCAAATAATGTCTGGAATTGCCGCTTGAGTGGACTTCCAGATTTGGATACTGGTTCCAGTTATGTTCAGCAGACCCTGGCCGATTACCTAAATAAATTACAGGGTATGGGCGTTGATGGTTTCCGTGTAGATGCGGTTAAGCATATGTCTCCCAGCGATATGTACAGCATCATGAGTAAAGCTGGTAATCCCTGGATCTTTTCTGAAGTTATCGGCGCAGCTGGCGAAGCCTCTGAAATCCAGCCATCAAATTATACATTCCTGGGCCGTGTGACTGAATTTAAGTACGGCACTGATGTAGCGAGTAATTTTAACGGACAAATTAAAAACCTCGCCAGTATTGGCGAGAGTTGGGGACTTTTATCTTCCAGCGATGCAGTTCACTTTATTGACAACCACGATCGTGAACGTGGCCACGGGGGTGGCGGTAACCTGACCTATCACGATGGCTACAAGTATAACCTGGCCAATGTTTTTATGTTGGCACACCCCTATGGCTATCCGAAGGTAATGTCAGGTTATGACTTTACCGATACGGATATTGGTCCCCCCAATACTGGTCCGGAGAGTTGTGAAAACAACGAATGGGTATGTCAGCACCGATGGGGCAATATTGCCAATATGGTGGGTTTCCGTAACTACACCGACGGCACCAGTATGGAAAATTGGTGGGATAACGGAGATAACCAGATTGCCTTTGGACGCGGTGATAAAGGCTATGTCGTTATCAATAACGAGGGCAACTCTCTCAGCCAGACACTGTATACAGGCCTTCCTGCTGGGGACTACTGCAATGTCCTGGCGGGAGATGATGAGTGCAGCGGCGACGTTATTTCCGTAGGCAGCAATGGCTATGCAACTTTCAATGTTGCAGCTTATTCCGCTGCTGCCATTCACGGTGGGCAGCTATCTGGTCCCTGTGGTGATGAATGTTCTGGTACAGGTTTCCCCAGCCTTTATTTCCGTGGCACAGCAAATAATTGGGAAGCGACGGCTTTTGAATTGGTAGCAGATAATACCTGGCAATTGGTGGTTAATTTTGATGGCCAGGCGGACCAACGCTTTAAGTTGGATATCTATGGTGACTGGGCCGAAAATTACGGTGACGATGGTGCTGATGGCACGCTGGATCAAACCGGAGAAGATATCTATACCTCTGTAACCGGTAACTACTTAATTGAAGTAAATGATGAGACTCTGGCCTATTCGATCACCGAGGTCTCTTCCCAGCAAGCACCCACTGCAAGTGTGACTCCAGTATCCAGCACAATAGAAGTCAATCAGAGTGTCACCCTGGATGCCAGCAGCTCTACTGATAGCGACGGTAGTGTGATTTCCTATAGCTGGAGCAGTGGTGGTAGTTCTTCCTCGAAAACTTTGAGCTTCGCCAGTGCGGGCACTTATACCGAGACAGTCACTGTTACTGACAACGATGGCTTAACCGATAGTGCTACGGCAACCATTACCGTGACTGATCCCAATGCTGGTTATGCTCAAAACTTTACGGCATTAAATTTCCGCGGTACGCCCAATAGCTGGGGCACTCAGGCGATGACCCTCGTTGCAGATAATACCTGGCGTGCCACTGTGGTGTTTGATGGCAGCAGTAACCAGCGCTTTAAGTTTGATGTCAGCAGTGACTGGGCTGAAAACTACGGGGATAACAATGCGGACGGCTCTCTGGAGCAGGGTGGGGATGATATCTACACCGATGTATCAGGTACCTATATTGTTGAGGTTAATGATGAAACCCTGAGCTACAGCCTGACCTGTGCAGACTGTGGTAGTTACGCATCCAACTTTTCCTCACTTTATTTCCGTGGCACACCAAATAGTTGGGGTGCTGATGCTATGGAATTAGTGGCCGACAACACCTGGGAAATCCAGGTAAATTTTGATGGTCAATCGCAGCAGCGTTTCAAGTTCGATGTTAATGCTGACTGGAGTGAAAACTACGGCGATAGCGACTCCGATGGCGACTTGGAGCAGGGTGGGTCTGATATCTACACTTCTGTAAGCGGAAGCTACAAGGTGCAGGTGAATGATCAAACCATGATTTATAGTGTGATTGCACTGTAA
- a CDS encoding universal stress protein, translated as MEQQSTVFVVVDPNDEKHVALERALITSRGRNPQPRLAVFVAVDGEAVDTRAVNDHLFRDESWFREQIREPISEAGLSCEITVCWSSDWQAAIVQESKRCNAEMIYLPVHAKSSRRFTFAESKWRVLKTARCPVVLIRPGAKDERKVVLATVNYQAKTLEQRELNRQISERATYIAGHYGAELHLVNAFLDSMLYPDRGALAKLADKTGVPTHRIHVKRGYTSDVVEDVAREIDADLVVMGTMNQYGETGSFLRGNTAERVIGQLDVDVMVCNQFTTTTMDND; from the coding sequence ATGGAGCAGCAAAGCACCGTATTCGTTGTAGTGGACCCTAACGATGAGAAGCATGTAGCTCTGGAGCGAGCCCTGATCACTTCACGTGGACGCAATCCTCAGCCGCGACTGGCTGTATTCGTCGCAGTTGATGGTGAAGCGGTGGATACCCGTGCAGTTAACGACCACCTATTTCGCGATGAGTCGTGGTTCCGTGAACAAATTCGTGAACCCATCTCAGAAGCTGGTCTTTCCTGTGAGATCACTGTTTGCTGGTCCAGTGATTGGCAGGCGGCCATCGTGCAGGAATCAAAGCGTTGCAACGCAGAAATGATCTACCTACCAGTACACGCGAAGAGCAGCCGTCGCTTTACCTTCGCCGAATCCAAATGGCGAGTCCTGAAAACAGCGCGCTGCCCAGTGGTATTGATTCGCCCCGGCGCCAAGGATGAGCGCAAAGTTGTATTGGCTACCGTTAACTACCAGGCAAAAACCCTCGAGCAGCGCGAGCTCAATCGCCAGATCAGCGAACGCGCGACCTATATCGCAGGTCATTACGGAGCAGAGCTACACCTCGTAAACGCCTTCCTGGATTCCATGCTCTACCCAGATCGCGGTGCTTTGGCCAAGCTTGCCGATAAAACCGGTGTCCCCACCCATCGCATTCACGTAAAGCGCGGCTATACCAGTGATGTTGTTGAGGATGTGGCCCGTGAGATCGATGCAGACCTGGTCGTGATGGGAACCATGAATCAGTATGGCGAGACCGGTTCATTCCTGCGTGGCAATACTGCCGAGCGTGTAATTGGCCAGTTAGACGTTGATGTGATGGTATGTAACCAGTTCACTACAACAACGATGGATAACGATTAA
- a CDS encoding alpha-amylase family glycosyl hydrolase gives MKKLHSLFIAKLLSASLLGAALFGTAGCSQDSSPEELQPAEKVAEKKAVIYQVLPRLFGNTNSTNKPWGTLEENGVGKFSDFTPKALNEIHAMGATHIWYTGALHHALVGDYTEYGISNDDPDVVKGRAGSPYAIKDYYSVNPDLANNPAERLQEFRALVERSHAAGLKVIIDIVPNHVARAYHSLDKPQGVQDFGAGDNTQVTYARNNNFYYVVGEDFRVPVAEDSYQPLNGEANDLVDGQFIESPAKWTGNGARSAQPAMHDWYETVKINFGVRPDNSKNFSELPQEYAERDYRAHAQFWADKKVPDTWKKFRDIAHYWLDFGVDGFRYDMAGMVPVEFWSYLNSSIKMRNPNTLLLAEIYTPERYRDYLQLGKMDYLYDKVGTYDAIRAVMENKGSADKIAEVQASLVDISSHMLRFMENHDEQRIASAQFSGNPEAGKPAMLVSATLSPAPTLVYFGQELGEPANKDTGFGKASRTTIFDYWSVPSVRRWNNEGAFDTALLTKEEKELRSFYQRLLNFSKQSPALLGDYLDLHSYNRKQNSGYGEKQFSFARWNEHEKLLVIANFDNRAVEFDFQLPTALLEAWKLQPGSYLAESQISNKVANLILEKDQASTKIQLAPYESHIFAISTAPQK, from the coding sequence ATGAAGAAGTTACATTCCCTGTTTATTGCCAAACTCCTTTCGGCTTCCCTACTGGGTGCTGCTCTATTCGGCACTGCCGGCTGCAGCCAGGATAGCAGCCCGGAAGAATTACAACCCGCTGAAAAAGTTGCGGAGAAAAAAGCCGTTATCTACCAAGTGCTACCGCGCTTATTTGGCAACACTAACAGTACCAACAAACCCTGGGGCACACTCGAAGAGAATGGTGTGGGCAAGTTCTCCGACTTTACCCCAAAAGCACTGAATGAAATCCACGCGATGGGCGCCACCCATATCTGGTACACCGGCGCCCTGCACCACGCGCTCGTCGGCGACTACACCGAATACGGTATCAGTAACGATGATCCAGATGTGGTCAAAGGCCGCGCCGGCTCTCCCTATGCCATCAAGGATTACTACAGCGTAAACCCAGACCTGGCCAATAACCCAGCAGAGCGATTACAGGAATTCCGCGCACTGGTGGAACGCAGCCACGCGGCCGGCCTGAAAGTAATTATCGATATAGTGCCTAACCATGTAGCCCGCGCCTATCATTCTCTCGATAAGCCCCAAGGCGTGCAGGATTTTGGAGCTGGCGACAACACCCAGGTCACCTATGCCCGCAACAACAATTTCTACTATGTGGTGGGCGAAGACTTCCGCGTGCCCGTTGCAGAAGACAGTTATCAGCCTCTCAATGGCGAGGCAAATGACCTTGTCGATGGGCAATTTATAGAAAGTCCAGCCAAATGGACCGGTAACGGCGCGCGCAGTGCACAACCTGCCATGCACGACTGGTATGAAACCGTCAAAATTAATTTTGGCGTTCGCCCCGATAACAGCAAGAACTTTTCTGAGCTACCCCAGGAGTATGCCGAGCGCGACTACCGGGCCCACGCCCAGTTTTGGGCAGACAAGAAAGTCCCGGATACCTGGAAAAAATTCCGCGATATCGCCCACTACTGGCTGGACTTTGGCGTGGACGGATTCCGCTATGATATGGCCGGTATGGTGCCGGTAGAATTCTGGAGCTACCTGAATTCCTCCATCAAAATGCGCAACCCCAACACACTGCTACTTGCCGAAATCTATACTCCAGAGCGCTATCGGGATTATCTGCAGCTGGGCAAAATGGATTATCTCTACGATAAAGTCGGTACTTACGATGCTATTCGTGCGGTCATGGAGAACAAGGGCAGCGCAGATAAAATCGCAGAGGTACAGGCAAGCCTGGTAGATATTTCCTCTCATATGTTGCGCTTTATGGAGAACCACGACGAGCAGCGTATTGCCAGCGCACAATTTTCTGGCAACCCAGAGGCAGGCAAACCTGCAATGCTGGTGTCTGCCACGCTCTCTCCAGCCCCTACCTTGGTTTACTTTGGCCAGGAGTTAGGAGAACCCGCCAACAAAGATACCGGCTTCGGCAAAGCCAGCCGCACCACCATTTTCGACTACTGGTCAGTACCCAGTGTGCGCCGCTGGAACAATGAGGGCGCTTTTGACACTGCACTGCTGACAAAAGAAGAAAAAGAGCTGCGCAGCTTCTACCAACGCCTGCTTAATTTCTCCAAACAGAGCCCGGCCTTACTTGGCGATTACCTGGACTTGCACAGCTACAACCGCAAGCAAAACTCAGGCTATGGGGAAAAACAATTTTCCTTTGCCCGCTGGAACGAACATGAAAAATTGTTGGTAATCGCCAACTTCGATAACAGGGCAGTGGAGTTTGATTTTCAGTTGCCTACAGCACTTCTAGAGGCCTGGAAACTACAACCGGGCAGCTACCTGGCTGAAAGCCAGATATCCAATAAGGTGGCAAACCTTATCTTGGAAAAAGACCAAGCCTCCACAAAGATCCAGTTGGCCCCCTACGAAAGCCATATCTTTGCAATATCCACTGCCCCCCAGAAATAG
- a CDS encoding alpha-amylase family glycosyl hydrolase — translation MGKFTSLLIGLMLGGVQAAVAAEPVDPFWRNATVYFMLPDRFNNGDSSNDFPYGRKDDAAYLRGFEGGDLRGVIEKIEAGYFNDLGVDAVWMAPVIENIHGYNESDKRTYAFHGYWPKDWTAVDANFGTEADLAELIEVAHSQGIRVLLDVILNHTGPVTEQDSRWPSSWLRNSQQCDWSDYAGNVECAIHANLTDILTESEKDVELPPQLVAKWKKEGRLQQEHRELDAFFERTGYPRAPKYYLIKWLTDWVREYGVDGFRVDTVKHVEPQAWAILKNEADIALAEWKAENPKKKLDDRNFFMVGEVYHFGVNNFGPSVGRSYDYSDRKVDFYQYGFDSLINFDFAQVAGKPAEDIFSSYSSSLNSGELKGLGVLNYLGSHDDHHSFDRERQHTLSAASKLMLAPGAVQIYYGDELARPMIDDRAFGDASMRTNMNWDDLEKPETRALLAHWQKLGQFRRSHPAVGAGVHQKLEDKPYTFSRTLSGEQPVVVAMELSGGEKSVSVKGVFADGIELTDYYSGKRAKVEDGRVNFDTEGTLLLLSAKSQ, via the coding sequence ATGGGAAAATTCACCAGCTTATTGATTGGCCTGATGCTGGGTGGTGTACAAGCTGCCGTGGCTGCAGAGCCGGTAGATCCTTTTTGGCGCAATGCGACAGTCTATTTTATGTTGCCGGACCGTTTTAATAACGGCGATAGCAGCAATGACTTCCCCTACGGCCGCAAAGACGATGCGGCATACCTGCGTGGCTTTGAGGGAGGGGATCTGCGCGGCGTTATCGAGAAAATTGAAGCGGGGTATTTTAATGATCTTGGAGTCGATGCTGTCTGGATGGCCCCGGTGATTGAGAACATCCATGGCTACAATGAGTCCGATAAACGCACCTACGCTTTCCATGGCTACTGGCCTAAGGACTGGACTGCCGTAGATGCCAACTTTGGTACTGAAGCAGACCTGGCGGAATTGATTGAGGTAGCTCACAGCCAGGGGATTCGCGTATTGCTGGATGTAATTCTCAATCACACCGGGCCAGTCACTGAACAGGATTCCAGATGGCCCTCGAGTTGGCTGCGTAATAGCCAGCAATGCGATTGGTCTGACTATGCCGGCAATGTTGAGTGTGCAATTCACGCGAACCTGACGGATATCCTCACGGAGAGCGAGAAAGATGTCGAGTTGCCGCCACAACTGGTGGCAAAGTGGAAAAAAGAAGGCCGCCTGCAGCAAGAGCATCGTGAACTGGATGCCTTTTTCGAGCGCACTGGCTATCCCCGCGCCCCCAAATATTACCTGATCAAGTGGTTAACCGACTGGGTGCGTGAATACGGTGTCGATGGTTTTCGTGTGGACACCGTCAAACACGTAGAGCCACAAGCCTGGGCAATACTGAAAAACGAAGCGGATATAGCCCTGGCGGAGTGGAAGGCTGAGAATCCAAAGAAGAAATTGGACGATCGCAATTTCTTTATGGTGGGTGAGGTTTACCATTTCGGCGTTAACAACTTTGGTCCCAGTGTTGGTCGCTCTTACGATTATAGCGACCGGAAAGTGGACTTTTATCAGTACGGTTTTGACAGTCTGATTAACTTCGATTTTGCCCAGGTTGCGGGCAAGCCAGCGGAGGATATTTTCTCCAGCTATTCCTCCTCCTTGAACAGTGGTGAACTAAAAGGGCTCGGTGTCCTGAATTATCTAGGCTCCCACGATGACCATCACTCATTTGACCGCGAGCGTCAGCACACACTGAGTGCCGCAAGTAAACTGATGTTGGCGCCCGGTGCAGTGCAGATATATTACGGTGATGAACTGGCGCGCCCCATGATTGATGATCGCGCATTTGGCGACGCCTCTATGCGCACCAATATGAACTGGGATGACTTGGAAAAGCCGGAAACCCGTGCATTGCTGGCTCATTGGCAGAAGCTTGGGCAGTTTCGGCGATCGCACCCGGCAGTAGGCGCTGGTGTACACCAGAAGCTGGAGGATAAGCCTTATACATTCTCCCGCACCTTATCTGGTGAGCAGCCGGTAGTTGTGGCGATGGAACTGTCCGGGGGTGAGAAGAGCGTATCAGTTAAAGGTGTGTTTGCCGATGGTATCGAACTGACCGATTACTACTCGGGTAAGCGAGCCAAAGTTGAGGATGGCAGGGTGAATTTCGATACAGAGGGAACTCTGCTACTGCTATCTGCTAAATCGCAGTAA
- a CDS encoding DUF3014 domain-containing protein: MKRSPAESRLPLNESDKAAYDELMSLAPDGALSRWLVPDEVIRKWVAAANAASRGELIHKHRPLKTIRGPIIVTGSSAEGYQLSPENYRRYDQPVRLFALANTDAIITLYQYWYPRLAQAYGELGIRNKSFHQVVIGAIDNVLAAPDVEGPIQLIRPSVYYKFADPKLEKLPGIQKLMIRMGPDNAARVKEKLKEIKAKLEEMPVQEQTQ; encoded by the coding sequence TTGAAGAGGAGCCCGGCAGAGAGCCGCCTCCCCCTGAACGAGAGCGACAAGGCCGCATATGACGAGTTAATGTCATTGGCACCCGACGGAGCCCTGTCCCGCTGGCTGGTACCCGACGAAGTAATACGTAAATGGGTGGCCGCTGCCAACGCAGCATCCCGTGGTGAGCTGATTCACAAGCATCGCCCGCTGAAAACCATTCGCGGCCCCATCATCGTTACCGGGTCATCCGCTGAAGGCTACCAGCTATCCCCGGAGAACTATCGCCGTTACGACCAACCAGTACGATTGTTCGCACTGGCTAACACTGATGCAATCATCACCTTGTATCAATACTGGTACCCCCGTTTAGCCCAGGCCTACGGCGAGCTGGGGATTCGCAACAAGTCATTCCACCAGGTGGTGATTGGAGCAATCGACAATGTACTGGCAGCGCCAGATGTTGAAGGCCCTATTCAATTGATACGCCCGTCGGTGTATTACAAATTTGCCGATCCAAAACTGGAAAAACTCCCTGGAATACAAAAGCTGATGATCCGCATGGGCCCCGACAATGCAGCCCGAGTTAAGGAAAAGCTGAAAGAGATAAAGGCTAAGCTCGAAGAAATGCCCGTTCAGGAGCAAACCCAATAA